The DNA sequence AGGGGTCGGGTCTCGTTGATGAGAACCAGGTCGCCGATGCCGGCGGTGTTGTTCTCGTCGTGCGCCTTCACCTTGGAGGTGCGGCGGATGACCTTGCCGTACAGGGGGTGCTTCACGCGGTCCTCGACCTCGACGACGATGGTCTTGTCCATCTTGTCGCTGACGACGTAGCCGCGGCGGGCCTTGCGGTACCCGCGGACGAGGGCCTCGCCGGCCGCCGACTCCGCGGCCGTGGCCTTGGTGGTCTCAGCCATTACTTGGCCTCCTCGGTCTCGGTCTCGGCGACCTCGGCGGCCGCGGGGGCCTCCTTCTTCGCACGGGACTTCTTTTCGGGCTTGGCGGGCGCAGCCTCGGCGGGAGCCGGGGTGGCCCGGATCCCGAGCTCGCGCTCGCGGATCACGGTGTAGATGCGAGCGATGTCGCGCTTCACGGCGCGCAGGCGGCCGTGGCTCTCGAGCTGTCCGGTGGCCGACTGGAAGCGGAGGTTGAACAGCTCCTCCTTGGCCTTCTTCAGCTCGTCGACGAGACGCTCGTCCTCGAAAGTGTCGAGCTCGCTCGAGGCGAGCTCCTTGGAACCGATCGCCATTACGCGTCGCCCTCCTCGCGCTTGATGATGCGTGCCTTGAGGGGCAGCTTGTGGATTGCACGGGTCATGGCCTCGCGAGCGAGCTGCTCGGAGACGCCCGAGACCTCGAAGAGGACCCGGCCCGGCTTGACGTTCGCGACCCACCACTCCGGCGAGCCCTTACCGGAACCCATGCGGGTCTCGGCGGGCTTCTTCGTGAGCGGACGGTCGGGGTAGATGTTGATCCACACCTTGCCGCCGCGCTTGATGTGACGCGTCATGGCGATACGAGCGGACTCGATCTGACGGTTGGTCACGTAAGCGGGCGTCAGGGCCTGGATGCCGAACTCGCCGAAGGAGACCTTCGTGCCACCGGTCGCCTGGCCGCTCCGGCCGGGGTGGTGCTGCTTGCGGTGCTTGACTCTGCGTGGGATCAACATGGTTATGCCTCAACTCCTGCTGCGGCCGGCGCGGTCTCGGCGGGAGCGTTGCCCCGGCCACCGCCGCGACGCGGACGGTCACGGTCGTTGCGCTCGCGCGACGGCTTCTGGTTGGCCTGCTCGCGAGCAAGCTCCTTGTTCGTGATGTCGCCCTTGTAGATCCACACCTTGACACCGATGCGACCGAAGGTGGTCTTGGCCTCGTAGAAGCCGTAGTCGATGTTGGCGCGGAGCGTGTGCAGCGGCACACGACCCTCGCGGTAGAACTCGGAGCGGCTCATCTCGGCGCCGCCGAGGCGGCCCGACACCTGGATGCGGACACCCTTGGCGCCGGCGCGCTGAGCACCCTGCAGGCCCTTGCGCATCGCGCGGCGGAAGGCCACGCGGGCGGAGAGCTGCTCGGCGATGCCCTGAGCGACGAGCTGGGCGTCGGCCTCGGGGTTCTTCACCTCGAGGATGTTCAGCTGGATCTGCTTGCCGGTGAGCTTCTCGAGGTCGGCGCGGATGCGCTCGGCCTCGGCGCCGCGACGACCGATCACGATGCCCGGGCGGGCGGTGTGGATGTCGACGCGGACACGGTCACGGGTGCGCTCGATCTCGATGCGCGAGACGCCCGCGCGGTCGAGCGAGGTCTGCAGCAGACGGCGGATCTTGACGTCCTCGGCGAGGTAGTCGCTGTAACGCTGACCCGGCTTGGTGCTGTCGGAGAACCACCGCGACACGTGGTCGGTGGTGATGCCCAGACGGAAGCCGTACGGGTTGACTTTCTGGCCCATTACTTGCTCGCCTTCTTCGTAGCGTTCGCAACCTCGGCCTCGTCCGGCGTCGCGAGGACGATCGTGATGTGGCTGGTGCGCTTGTTGATGCGGAAGGCCCGGCCCTGCGCACGCGGCTGGAACCGCTTGAGGGTGGTCCCCTCGTCCACGAAGGCGCGGCTCACGTACAGGTCCTGCTCGTCCAGGTAGGTGTTGCTCTGGTCGGCCTTGACGCGCGCGTTGGCGATCGCCGAGGCGACGAGCTTGTAGACCGGCTCGCTCGCGCTCTGGGGCGCGAACTTCAGGATGGCCAGTGCCTCCTGGGCCTGCTTGCCGCGGATCATGTTGACGACGCGACGGGCCTTCATGGGGGTGACGCGGATGTGACGCACGCGTGCGATCGACTCCACCATTTCTCTCCTCCTTACGTCACCGCGTTAGCGGCGACGACCCTTCTTGTCGTCCTTCACGTGACCACGGAAGGTGCGGGTGGGCGCGAACTCGCCGAGCTTGTGCCCGACCATCGTCTCGGTGACGAACACCGGGATGTGCTTGCGACCGTCGTGCACCGCGATGGTGTGGCCGAGCATGGCCGGGACGATCATCGAGCGG is a window from the Leifsonia sp. AG29 genome containing:
- the rpsQ gene encoding 30S ribosomal protein S17, producing the protein MAETTKATAAESAAGEALVRGYRKARRGYVVSDKMDKTIVVEVEDRVKHPLYGKVIRRTSKVKAHDENNTAGIGDLVLINETRPLSASKRWRLVEILEKAK
- the rpmC gene encoding 50S ribosomal protein L29, translated to MAIGSKELASSELDTFEDERLVDELKKAKEELFNLRFQSATGQLESHGRLRAVKRDIARIYTVIRERELGIRATPAPAEAAPAKPEKKSRAKKEAPAAAEVAETETEEAK
- the rplP gene encoding 50S ribosomal protein L16, with translation MLIPRRVKHRKQHHPGRSGQATGGTKVSFGEFGIQALTPAYVTNRQIESARIAMTRHIKRGGKVWINIYPDRPLTKKPAETRMGSGKGSPEWWVANVKPGRVLFEVSGVSEQLAREAMTRAIHKLPLKARIIKREEGDA
- the rpsC gene encoding 30S ribosomal protein S3; its protein translation is MGQKVNPYGFRLGITTDHVSRWFSDSTKPGQRYSDYLAEDVKIRRLLQTSLDRAGVSRIEIERTRDRVRVDIHTARPGIVIGRRGAEAERIRADLEKLTGKQIQLNILEVKNPEADAQLVAQGIAEQLSARVAFRRAMRKGLQGAQRAGAKGVRIQVSGRLGGAEMSRSEFYREGRVPLHTLRANIDYGFYEAKTTFGRIGVKVWIYKGDITNKELAREQANQKPSRERNDRDRPRRGGGRGNAPAETAPAAAGVEA
- the rplV gene encoding 50S ribosomal protein L22, which codes for MVESIARVRHIRVTPMKARRVVNMIRGKQAQEALAILKFAPQSASEPVYKLVASAIANARVKADQSNTYLDEQDLYVSRAFVDEGTTLKRFQPRAQGRAFRINKRTSHITIVLATPDEAEVANATKKASK
- the rpsS gene encoding 30S ribosomal protein S19; the protein is MPRSLKKGPFVDEHLFRKVVAANEANSKNVIKTWSRRSMIVPAMLGHTIAVHDGRKHIPVFVTETMVGHKLGEFAPTRTFRGHVKDDKKGRRR